A window of Haliscomenobacter hydrossis DSM 1100 contains these coding sequences:
- a CDS encoding DUF4384 domain-containing protein: MSHTPQSLKQLLARGRTDLVLNGLLEHTANLTDKVPHNTVIALSSRWKNNEAENNAGIIGLEDYKLEKSRINKAVLALIDELWSNESSGGVVSVVPSKFNWKKWTAIAVTTLGILGAIAEFSGWSLRDLFAHQTEQPRGKTDTTAQIKPDTTKDIEVESAQTQTRGVKLLQKPTSTKNTSASLPAPLHITCTSNKGRNNPQFYAGEIMRFYYSVNRPCHVRCIYQLADGRLVLFDEDQQANATQGIPTEIGAGFVAAAPFGPERLYLFASTAAFPTLHTKTDPDGYAFIVDGLPQALQKTRGFKKLQQIVETQLNLNTLEEKINQ, encoded by the coding sequence ATGTCCCACACACCTCAATCTTTAAAACAACTGCTCGCCCGAGGCAGAACCGATCTAGTCCTCAATGGCCTGTTGGAACATACCGCTAACCTTACCGACAAGGTTCCTCACAATACCGTTATCGCCCTTTCTAGTCGCTGGAAAAACAACGAAGCCGAAAACAACGCGGGAATTATTGGCCTGGAAGATTACAAGCTTGAAAAAAGCCGCATCAACAAAGCCGTACTTGCTCTGATTGATGAACTTTGGTCAAATGAAAGTTCTGGCGGTGTTGTATCTGTTGTTCCATCAAAATTCAATTGGAAAAAATGGACAGCCATTGCCGTGACGACCCTCGGCATCCTGGGGGCAATCGCCGAATTCAGCGGCTGGAGCTTGAGAGACCTGTTTGCTCATCAAACGGAACAGCCCCGTGGAAAGACTGATACAACTGCGCAAATAAAACCCGATACGACTAAGGACATCGAAGTAGAATCTGCTCAAACTCAAACTAGAGGAGTAAAACTTCTTCAAAAACCAACGAGTACTAAAAACACCAGTGCCAGTTTGCCCGCTCCCTTGCACATCACCTGCACCAGCAACAAAGGCCGCAACAACCCTCAATTTTACGCAGGAGAGATCATGCGTTTTTATTACAGCGTCAATCGCCCCTGCCATGTGCGCTGCATCTACCAATTGGCCGACGGGCGTTTGGTCTTGTTTGATGAGGATCAACAAGCCAATGCTACCCAGGGCATCCCAACCGAAATCGGCGCAGGTTTTGTAGCGGCGGCTCCTTTTGGGCCTGAGCGCCTCTATCTTTTTGCAAGCACCGCCGCCTTTCCCACTTTGCACACCAAAACCGATCCTGATGGCTATGCATTTATTGTGGACGGTTTGCCCCAAGCGTTACAAAAAACACGGGGGTTCAAAAAACTCCAGCAGATCGTCGAGACGCAACTGAATTTGAACACTTTGGAAGAAAAGATCAATCAATAA
- a CDS encoding caspase family protein: MKNATHPSFFRRNVLYGYALLLALCYFLPGPPLTAQSETAPILSLNMNMHTADIKRISVDNRGRKMLSVSKDKTAKLWDIATGALLRTFRSPIGAEDEGALYAGAISPDGRWVALGGWTGKNSEDKNIYLFDVASGEMVKRLSGLPDVVFDIEYSPDGRYLAATLGSEGLLVWRCSDWTLFKTDEDYAKDAYNLAFDAWGRLATVCDDGYLRVYKADFTLEKKIRTTGGKEPFSLAFSPNGQYLALGYSDSPTIQVLDARSLELLYAPNISAASTIDDRLMIVAFSADGQYLAAGGFYSLFQDGAWWHQVRVWQDAGKGAYTDYQAADNSILDIKALPMGGFVFGGSQPDWGGFDPGVGQRTHYAKVDVFNYGAKNKSHFRLGGNGEEIGITPVSDSPLTFVVPTRHLSATASVQPTFFTERNGLKLSDWSDARNPKLNGKTLTFLDEYENCYCVDIANGGGGIVLGTDWYIRLCDALGQERWNRSVPSAAWCVKIDALNRVVAAGLGDGTICWYNYQNGQPLLSLFIHPDRKRWVLWTPSGYYDAAPGAEEFLGWHLNQGQDKAAEFYPLSKFRSTYHRPDVIDLILETLDEAEALRQANAAAGKRPQSVGRNIVQELPPTVRIHSPSDGTEVTENTVRLQYSIDSPNAEPITSLRIQIDGRPVSTERGFKPLAQRLEATVVLPNGKCQVSIIAENRFGTSVPATLNLVGKRVATPGPGFELRPKLYVLAIGVSKYSHKDINKLDYAAKDANDFVACVRKQKGLLYHDVVVKTLTEAQASKDSILNGFDWLVSQTTSRDVAMLFFAGHGVDDNSGNFYYLPANANPEELRRSAVSQGDVQSTVRSVAGKILVFMDACHSGSLMRPIMRRSDLAPDIAAVVNELSAAENGAITFSSATTREFALEDPSWQNGAFTKALVEGLSGKAVVPGQNRITVKSLDAYVSERVKVLTNGKQHPATVFPPNVPDFPIGMVK; the protein is encoded by the coding sequence ATGAAAAACGCCACCCACCCATCTTTTTTCCGCCGCAATGTACTTTATGGGTACGCCCTACTCCTTGCCTTGTGCTATTTCCTGCCTGGCCCTCCCCTAACTGCGCAAAGCGAAACAGCTCCCATTTTGAGCCTCAACATGAATATGCATACTGCGGATATCAAACGCATCAGTGTGGACAACCGTGGCCGTAAAATGCTCAGTGTAAGTAAAGATAAAACGGCCAAACTTTGGGATATCGCCACCGGAGCCTTGTTGCGTACCTTCCGCTCACCAATTGGAGCCGAAGATGAAGGTGCTTTGTATGCTGGTGCCATTTCTCCGGATGGGCGCTGGGTAGCTCTAGGTGGCTGGACAGGTAAAAATAGTGAAGATAAAAACATCTACCTTTTTGATGTGGCATCTGGTGAAATGGTCAAACGACTCAGTGGTTTGCCAGATGTGGTTTTTGATATCGAATATTCCCCCGATGGCCGTTATCTTGCAGCAACATTAGGCTCAGAAGGATTGTTGGTTTGGCGTTGCAGCGATTGGACTTTGTTTAAAACAGACGAAGATTATGCAAAAGACGCTTACAATTTGGCCTTCGATGCCTGGGGGCGTTTGGCTACCGTATGTGACGATGGTTATCTGCGGGTGTACAAGGCCGATTTTACTTTGGAGAAAAAAATACGTACCACTGGCGGCAAAGAACCTTTTTCACTGGCTTTTTCACCCAATGGCCAATACTTGGCACTTGGGTATTCTGATAGTCCAACCATACAAGTGCTGGATGCCCGTAGCTTGGAATTGCTTTATGCACCTAACATTAGTGCTGCCAGTACTATTGATGATCGGCTTATGATAGTAGCATTTTCTGCCGATGGTCAGTATCTGGCTGCAGGTGGATTTTATAGTCTTTTTCAAGACGGAGCCTGGTGGCACCAAGTTCGCGTTTGGCAAGATGCGGGCAAGGGAGCCTATACAGACTACCAAGCGGCTGACAATAGCATTTTGGACATTAAAGCCTTGCCCATGGGCGGATTTGTGTTTGGAGGTAGCCAACCAGATTGGGGGGGATTTGACCCTGGTGTTGGTCAACGTACCCATTATGCAAAAGTGGATGTTTTTAATTACGGAGCAAAAAACAAATCTCATTTCCGACTTGGGGGCAACGGGGAGGAAATTGGTATAACACCCGTGAGTGACTCACCATTGACTTTTGTCGTACCAACTCGTCACCTGTCTGCCACTGCTTCTGTTCAGCCAACTTTTTTTACCGAGCGCAATGGGCTTAAGCTAAGTGATTGGAGTGATGCGCGTAATCCTAAGCTCAACGGAAAAACCTTAACTTTTTTGGATGAATATGAAAATTGTTACTGTGTAGACATTGCCAATGGGGGAGGAGGAATAGTTTTGGGAACCGATTGGTACATCCGCCTTTGTGACGCCTTAGGCCAGGAACGCTGGAATCGATCTGTGCCCAGTGCGGCCTGGTGTGTCAAAATCGATGCCCTCAACCGAGTCGTTGCTGCGGGTCTAGGCGATGGCACCATCTGCTGGTACAACTACCAAAATGGACAGCCCCTACTCAGCCTCTTCATCCATCCAGACCGCAAGCGCTGGGTGCTGTGGACACCCTCCGGGTATTACGATGCGGCACCTGGTGCCGAGGAGTTTTTGGGCTGGCACCTCAACCAGGGGCAGGACAAAGCCGCCGAATTTTACCCGCTCTCCAAATTCCGCAGTACCTACCATCGGCCTGATGTGATCGACCTCATCCTCGAAACCCTCGACGAAGCCGAGGCGTTGCGCCAGGCCAATGCAGCGGCGGGTAAGCGACCACAAAGCGTAGGCCGTAATATTGTCCAGGAACTTCCTCCTACGGTGCGCATCCACAGTCCCAGCGACGGAACCGAGGTGACCGAAAATACAGTGCGCCTGCAATACAGCATCGATTCTCCTAATGCGGAGCCGATTACTTCGCTGCGCATCCAGATAGACGGCAGGCCAGTCAGCACCGAGCGGGGTTTTAAACCCCTGGCGCAACGTTTGGAAGCTACGGTGGTCTTGCCCAATGGAAAGTGCCAGGTCTCGATTATTGCTGAAAACCGTTTTGGCACCAGTGTGCCCGCTACCCTCAACCTGGTGGGAAAAAGGGTGGCTACACCCGGTCCGGGTTTCGAACTTCGTCCCAAATTGTATGTCTTGGCCATTGGGGTCAGCAAGTACAGCCACAAAGACATCAATAAACTCGACTATGCCGCCAAAGATGCCAATGATTTTGTGGCTTGTGTCCGCAAACAAAAAGGTTTGTTGTACCACGATGTGGTGGTCAAAACCCTGACCGAAGCCCAAGCCAGTAAGGACAGCATCCTCAATGGCTTTGACTGGCTGGTTAGTCAAACCACCAGTCGGGACGTCGCCATGCTCTTTTTCGCCGGACACGGCGTAGATGACAACAGTGGTAACTTTTACTACCTACCCGCCAATGCCAATCCAGAAGAATTGCGCCGTTCGGCGGTTTCGCAAGGTGATGTACAAAGTACGGTTCGGTCCGTGGCGGGTAAAATCCTCGTGTTTATGGATGCTTGCCACTCGGGTAGCCTGATGCGCCCCATCATGCGCCGGAGTGATCTGGCACCCGATATTGCCGCCGTGGTCAACGAATTGAGTGCGGCGGAAAATGGGGCGATCACTTTTTCCAGTGCCACCACGCGGGAGTTCGCGTTGGAAGATCCCAGTTGGCAAAATGGCGCTTTTACCAAGGCCTTGGTAGAGGGGCTTTCGGGGAAGGCGGTCGTGCCGGGGCAAAATAGAATCACTGTCAAATCTCTGGATGCCTACGTCTCGGAGCGGGTCAAAGTCCTGACCAATGGAAAGCAGCATCCGGCTACAGTTTTCCCCCCGAATGTGCCGGATTTTCCGATCGGGATGGTAAAGTGA
- a CDS encoding serine hydrolase domain-containing protein: MKNLLFALFTLLCISARAQNPAFQKIDQLLTGLAKDHQFSGSVLVAWKGEVFKKGYGTSNREAQTAFTPQTISCIGSVTKQFTGAAILKLEMMGKLNVQDPITKYFEQVPADKQGITLHHLLTHSAGFPGAIGDDYASIDGKTFAQQAFAKPLLFEPGKQYEYSNVGFSLLGIVIEKITGESYEVFLNKQLFKPAGMAQTGYVLPKWETNSVATGYRGERNWGKINEKNWATDGPYWHLRANGGILSNVEDLYKWHQALLGDKILSKAAKTKYYAKHIEEGEGAGSYYGYGWAIFPTPRQTTLIAHNGGNGVFFCDFLRYVDEDITVILLTNAARREWGRLATVCARTCFDPTFVPELKISDVSNAMSPDQAPHQELIDNFLNAISSGDEAKIKAMIEANFAPGFKEDFPLEEHLKILKKVGGDLKGHELATVNVSDESITLNFTGSPLKINVEVVGGKIAGIGVDN, translated from the coding sequence ATGAAGAATCTTCTATTTGCCCTTTTCACTTTGCTGTGCATCAGCGCAAGGGCGCAAAACCCGGCTTTTCAAAAAATTGATCAACTCCTCACTGGCCTGGCCAAAGACCACCAGTTCAGCGGCAGCGTGCTGGTCGCCTGGAAAGGGGAAGTCTTCAAAAAAGGCTATGGCACCAGCAATCGGGAAGCACAAACCGCCTTTACGCCCCAAACCATCTCTTGCATCGGTTCAGTGACCAAACAATTCACCGGAGCGGCCATCCTCAAACTGGAGATGATGGGCAAGTTGAACGTGCAAGACCCCATCACCAAGTACTTTGAGCAAGTACCTGCCGACAAGCAGGGCATTACGCTCCACCACTTGCTGACCCACAGCGCGGGGTTCCCCGGTGCCATTGGCGATGATTACGCCAGCATTGATGGCAAAACTTTTGCCCAACAGGCCTTCGCTAAACCCTTGCTTTTTGAGCCGGGCAAACAGTACGAATATTCCAATGTTGGCTTCAGCCTACTGGGCATCGTCATCGAAAAAATCACGGGCGAGTCGTACGAAGTCTTTTTGAACAAACAGCTCTTCAAACCCGCTGGCATGGCGCAAACGGGCTACGTGCTGCCCAAATGGGAAACCAACAGTGTTGCCACTGGTTACCGTGGCGAACGCAATTGGGGCAAAATCAATGAAAAAAACTGGGCTACCGATGGCCCCTACTGGCACCTGCGCGCCAATGGCGGCATTCTGAGCAACGTAGAGGACCTGTACAAATGGCACCAAGCATTGCTGGGGGATAAAATCCTGAGCAAAGCGGCCAAAACAAAATACTATGCCAAACACATCGAAGAAGGGGAAGGCGCCGGAAGTTATTACGGTTACGGTTGGGCCATTTTTCCCACGCCGCGTCAAACGACCCTGATTGCCCACAATGGCGGCAACGGCGTCTTTTTTTGTGATTTCCTGCGCTACGTGGACGAAGACATCACCGTAATCCTGCTGACCAACGCCGCCCGCCGCGAATGGGGCCGACTGGCTACAGTATGCGCCCGCACTTGCTTTGACCCGACATTTGTGCCTGAACTAAAAATTAGCGATGTAAGCAATGCGATGAGTCCGGATCAAGCGCCTCACCAGGAGCTGATTGACAATTTTTTAAACGCCATTTCCTCCGGCGATGAGGCGAAGATCAAAGCGATGATTGAGGCCAATTTCGCCCCGGGCTTTAAAGAGGATTTCCCGCTAGAGGAACACCTGAAAATATTGAAGAAAGTGGGGGGTGATTTAAAAGGCCACGAATTGGCCACGGTCAATGTGAGCGACGAAAGCATCACCCTCAATTTTACGGGTTCGCCACTGAAAATAAATGTTGAAGTGGTCGGGGGAAAAATTGCGGGTATTGGGGTGGATAATTGA